The proteins below come from a single Solanum stenotomum isolate F172 unplaced genomic scaffold, ASM1918654v1 scaffold19785, whole genome shotgun sequence genomic window:
- the LOC125850862 gene encoding acyltransferase Pun1-like, protein MAFQKENMEVEIISTKFIKPSSPTPNHLQNYKLGFFDQTTDETHLPLVLFYPPTNNINFSAHEEQLEQSLSRILTHVYPISGRFTEDNSISCQDQGVKFIKAKVNSKLNEFLDKAHKDVNLSLLCWPQDSWNVDASNLFAMPVVIIQITEFECGGLALSMSHAHIAMDGYSTFTVINEWSKVCRLEIPVEKIDFMSFNLVDVFPSRDLSKLLLPRVPLEDRVESKLVAKRLYINEDSISRLREEVGDLCTFKPSRVEMIMALLWRALIRASEKKHGYLRRALMNIPINLRTRLISLPQVEKSFGNLGVDAPLKFIPGENKMDLHEFVTLIHDTVKETIITCDRTSPEEIVSAVSNIYNESFLAQDWGGSDEVDRYTSSSLCRFPIQEADFGWGKPCLMHFGSRHDQVCWLYDAECGNGICVQVDLKEDYMHLFECDNDIKDFFQF, encoded by the coding sequence ATggcatttcaaaaagaaaacatgGAAGTTGAAATCATATCCACAAAATTCATAAAACCATCTTCACCAACTCCAAATCATCTCCAAAATTACAAGTTAGGTTTCTTTGATCAAACAACTGATGAGACACATTTACCTCTTGTTCTTTTTTATCCTCCTACCAACAACATTAATTTTTCAGCTCATGAAGAACAACTTGAGCAATCCTTATCTAGGATTTTAACTCATGTTTACCCTATTTCTGGCAGATTTACCGAGGATAACTCGATATCCTGCCAGGACCAAGGGGTTAAATTTATAAAAGCAAAAGTGAATAGTAAACTCAATGAATTTCTTGATAAAGCACACAAGGATGTCAACCTTTCATTGCTCTGTTGGCCTCAAGATTCATGGAATGTAGATGCATCCAACTTATTCGCCATGCCAGTTGTCATTATCCAAATTACAGAATTCGAGTGTGGTGGCTTGGCTCTATCCATGAGCCACGCGCACATTGCAATGGATGGTTACTCAACTTTTACTGTTATCAACGAGTGGTCCAAAGTGTGTAGACTTGAGATTCCTGTAGAGAAGATTGATTTCATGAGCTTTAATTTGGTTGATGTTTTCCCATCGAGAGATTTATCGAAGCTTCTCTTGCCTCGTGTTCCTCTAGAAGATCGTGTGGAGTCTAAATTAGTAGCCAAAAGGCTATACATCAATGAAGATTCCATTTCAAGGCTCAGAGAAGAAGTTGGAGACTTATGCACCTTTAAGCCGTCAAGAGTTGAAATGATCATGGCCCTCCTATGGAGGGCTTTAATCCGTGCTTCAGAAAAGAAGCACGGATATCTAAGACGTGCTCTAATGAACATCCCAATAAACTTGCGCACTAGGTTAATTTCTTTACCTCAAGTAGAAAAATCTTTTGGGAATCTTGGAGTTGACGCCCCTTTAAAATTCATACCTGGGGAGAACAAGATGGATTTGCACGAATTCGTGACATTAATTCATGACACTGTGAAGGAAACTATTATTACTTGTGACAGGACTTCACCAGAGGAAATAGTGTCCGCGgtgtcaaatatatataatgaaagtTTTCTAGCACAAGATTGGGGAGGAAGTGATGAAGTTGATAGGTACACAAGTTCAAGTTTGTGTAGATTTCCTATACAAGAAGCTGATTTTGGTTGGGGAAAGCCATGTTTGATGCATTTTGGGTCAAGACATGATCAAGTTTGCTGGTTGTATGATGCAGAATGTGGCAATGGGATTTGTGTGCAAGTGGATTTGAAGGAAGACTATATGCATCTATTTGAATGTGACAATGATATCAAGGATTTCTTTCAGTTTTAG